AATGATACCATTCATATAATGTAGTCaatactacaaaaaatgcaatattataGTTTCAAAATGCATTGCCCACACAACATAATAAAATAAGCTCATTCAAACTGAGGATCTATGGCAACACATTCAAATCCCTGAATAATGCATAAATAATGTTCTATACTGCATAGTCTACACTATTAAATGCACAAACGAACTGATAGTGCAGCGTCTCAACATGAAAACGCACATGTGTTACACACATAATGTTTGAAACTATATACATTATACAACTCATATAATGCATTCAatagtagaaaaaaaaatccaattttaCTGTTTGCCAATGCATTGGCCACACAACATAATACAAAAAACACATCCAGACTGAGCAAATATGACAACACATCCAACACCCTTAATAATGCATAAAGTATGTTTCATAATGCATAGTTTACACTAAAATATGCACATACAAACTACTTCACGAGTTTAATCAACACAACACAAAACACACGACACTATGCACATTGCATAATTTACTGCACATAAAGAATACCAatcatataatgcacaatatactcCAAAAAATGTACAATTACAGTTTCATAATGCATTACCCACACAAATTGATAAACCTATTCCATCCGGACTGAGCACATATACACCAACAGATTAAAGAACATTGTAAAGTTATTCCTTTTTAAACTGGATAATGAGCAATCAACAGAGTTGCAAATACCCTTTCACGCAAGCAACAAATAAGATATTGAATAGCGTCGGAAATTTCACCTGCATCCTCTGATGCTTGAGAGAGTGGTCGACCTCTCGTAGGCATTTGCAAAGTTGAATGCTTTCCATTTACATACCTGCAAGATTTGTTGAATATTCGTCGAAACGAGTCAAGGCCGGTCGATTTGTGGCAGATGTAACCACGGTGGAGTGTAATCGCCGAAATATGTCACGGAGGCTGTCAAAATCGATTTGTGGGAGATGTAATAGGGTTTTAGAGAGTGGAAGGAGTGGGGAGAGTCGAATCGTATGCTGGAGAGAAGTTGGAGAAAACTGAAGAGGCGTAAGATTGCAAATCCCTTAAAATTCGCTATTGCcaaaaatatggcggttccATTTTACTAACTTTACAATATTACCCCCATGATGCACAACTAAAGGttctataatgcaacgcggAAATCATTATTAAGGATTAACGTGGTCCGTTGATTGAAAAGATCTAACGGTTATTagtaagaagagaaaagaatctaagagtggaaaaggagaatagtgctcccctatatatatatatatatatatatatatatatgtgtgtgtgtgtgtgtgtgtttatttagATTTCATGTTTGTGTTCACTTACTTGCTTGCAGGGCAATGATTGTGGCTCCTTCGATTTCCCTTATTTTGACTATATTATAGCTCCAGCAACTCAGACGCATATAGATAGAAATAGTGTTTATGTGTCACCTGCCCTCGACGACTACAACAAACTACATGTTAgttaaatactcctaattaattagtttagaaaTATGTTTATATGTGGAGTAGTACTTAATTTAATGTCCTAAGCTTCAGAATAGGAAGCTGGTGTTTGATAGCATTGAGAAGATGAACCTCCAGTTTGCACCGTGCTGCTATAATAAGTATTTTGTGACCTTCAAAGTTAAGGACATGGATGATGGTGCTGCCCTCAAGACCTTCCAATGCAGCTTCATGACTTTCATCAATGGCCCTACTATTGAACAATTTCGTGAGAAACCAACCCAACCCTAACTTAACTTGTTGCTATTTAGTTTGGATTGAAAGCTAGCTTCTCTTCCTTATTACTTTTCTTACTACCTTTTACCTCTATTAatcttaatatatttatatggaTTTCGCTGCTTTCCTCTGTATTAGTATTTCGGATATTAATACTCCATATGAGAGTGAGTATGCCCCATCAACACAAACATATCAACCCGGAAGGAGTGTGTATGATCCGACCATTTCAAGTGTACAAATAATATGGATACTATAACCATGAAAATCTTATACTAATTGTTACTCCAAATAAATATTACATCTCCTTGGCTtgtttgcatttaatttcaaaaatcaTCACACCAATCATACAAAGAATAATCATCAAATATCACCTCTTCTTGAATCCAAGTGTGCACATACCTATTGCAGCATCTCTGGCCGAgaacttgctcaacaccacccacCGTCACGCCTGGAGACACCGATGCATTCAGAATACCAAACAAAACATACTTCTTCATTGaacttgctcaacaccatcCACCACTCAACGCCGCTCGCGTCGTTGCTGCTCAAcctacacatttttaaaacatatgcagggctgagtacttgatgcacttagTGGATTCATGTCGaacatattttataaaaaaattatttatcattACCATTAAAGAGTGACCTCgagatttttaattttgaaaagactcgagtcactaaaacatttcaACGTACCATCCATCAACATCGACATCATCACCAccatcatcaacatcaccataccatatctgaacgtaCATGAAAaataatgtggccacattccaagtcactagaccgacCAACTCGAAGAGATAGCGCGTGATCTACGGGGTGTGCACTAGCCTGAGTTGGGACTCGCTCCCTAGTCAgtcccgaattcgattaaacatacgCGGCAACAACCACTTTAGATAGGTCCCATAGCAACACAATAACATAGCACAAACATATTTTGCctcatttgaaaaataaatatacttaggacatagtccttatttaaaaagaaagtccacTTCATTGGCTTAACTCCTCAATCATCTTTATGTACTTACCGCAAACAACGTGCAAAAGTTTACCCTTTTCGAAATAACATGGTATGaaaaaattagactttgcaaaataaaataaaataatttaaaacaatgCATGCGTCCGTGTGCTCAAATTATCTTTGTTCTTTCATAGAGAAAAACATAAATCCTAAAGTTGTTCGGTCTGAAACTTAATTACTGTCGCCCAAATTAATTGGGCAGCCCAACATCTAAACCCAACATAATCTTTAACCCAAAACGTAGCAACTAATTTGAGGCCCAACTAAAAACTAACAGTGGCCCAAACTAAAACTaaggaaaaagaataagaaaaaaaaaactaaaaaaaaaactcccTACTACACGTCTAAAACCAGCAACTCTTTTCCTCTTTCTAAATCTCGCCTTCTTCACCAAGGGAAAACAAAATATCCAAATGGGAGACACCCATCATCACGCTCTCCTCTTGTCATCACAATTTAGAAAATCAAAAGCCCAAATCAGCGCATATCCTCATCTCCCTCACTCAAAATTTTCAAACTGAAATCAAGTCACTGTCTTTTCACATCTCTCTCTTTCGCTCTCTGCTACACCGTCGGTAAAACTCTCCGTTGACCCCAGCCGCCCTAGTCGTCGAAGACCAGCCGCCATTTCCGCCTCGGTTGCTGTCAAATCGCTGCCGCCGCGGCCTACCGTCGCCGAGCAGCGCCGCTGCCGCTGCCTGATAAGGACCTTTCACCTTATCCTTATCGACGTCAACGATCACAGATTCTCTCCTCCGTCGCAGATGTCTTTCCGTCGAAcaagaagaaagaaaggaaatagAAATAGCTTCTGTAAGTGACTAAGAGAAAAGTAATAGTAAAAGGGTTCTTATTATTCCCTATTTATATTAACTAAGGACCCTATGGTTCTTTTGCATATCgagaaagaaccaacaaagaaaatccGACATGGAGCTTATAATACGCTCGACTCACTAAACCTATTACATCACATAAAGCAACTGACGAAATACACTATACATAGCTAATGACTAATGACTAACATAGTCTTGAAGGCGTGTAGGCGGCCTTCTTGTGCGGCGAGTACTCTTGTCACGCTTGCATGTCGCTCCATTTCCTCTACTCTCTTCTTCTTGTGTTTGATCATACTGATCTGCCGATGATGATGATTGGCTTGTATCATTGCCGCTGTCACGGTCTCTCCGTCGCTGCCGAGCTCCAGCCGTCTCAGCTCGCGGCGTGCGACTGGACCTCGCCGCCGCTGCCCTCCGTTCACAGCGCTGTCTCCCTCTCTTCTAGGTCCAGATACATTTTCCCTTTCCCCCTTAAATTCCCTATTTTTCTTATAAGATTCCAATTTGTTTTTATAAggtttcaaatttaaaaaaaatggttcGTAGGGTCAAATACTACTGCAGATTAAAGATCGGGACTTGAGCAAGTCTCTCAAAAAGGGTTCAAAATGTTGTATTAATTTCTGTGGGTGAACGCCGGCCCAGACACCAACGGATTATTGAGGATCCCCATGAATTTGCATAAAGAAAGTATGATCAAAGAAGCCATAAATAAGACGACAAAGACTGTATTTTTGATTGAAGATAAAGCTCTGTCAAACTCGAAGCATTACAAGACACCTCTAACCTTTTATACTAGCTAGAGGAAGGATCCAGAATTTGGGGCAAAAGCCCTAGTTTTAATTAGACTATTAACTAGCTAAACAAGATTATGAAATTGAACAATCAAACTAATTGCACCTCACATGTGAAAGGAAACCAAATGGAGCATAAAGGAGAAAGATGATAACAACATGGTGTATTTTCAGCAAGAACACTTCGTATGTGTTTTCATTACATTGAATGTAACCAGATACAATACATATATTCTTGATTTGAACCATCCAGAACATTGTACtaatctactttaacaaactctgCAATCTACTTTAACTAACTCTACAAAGtctctctcttctttattcCATTGAGcaacacgtctctccaagtaTAACGGTTGTCCTCCACCTTAGCTGGCGTGCTCGGCTCAATCACAGCTGTAACTCGTGCGAGTTCTCGGATTGGTTCTTTTAGCGCAACGGCCTTGGTTTGTTTATCACGTGCTTCTCGCTTCGTCGCCATGTACCGATAACCATGCCCAACAACCTCAGCATTGTGcgcagcagcctgatcaactcggcATGCTGCGACTTGATCAACAGCTTGATCAACATGGCATCCAACGGCTTTTGGTCAAACATTATTGGTGAGTTTTTGGTGCATTGGTGAGTCTACatgaaaatcaaaatttattattattttttagtaaacttcattattatttattattattttttaggtATGAATATGTCCATTGACATTCTTCTTTTTTACTACTCACTCCGTCTCATAAAGATTATCTCACTTTGAACGGACACGAGTGTTaggaatgagttaatggaatataaggttcactacaaaaaatggtaaaaagtgaaacaAACTTTATggaacggacgaaaatggaaaaatgggacaatctttatgggatgaagggattattaattttaattttattattatttttattacttcCTTCATTTCACAAAAGTATACATTGGGATGACACAAAAGTACACAATTAGTAAAGGAAAATAGAGATacgaaaaattaaatttaccacatttaaaaaaaagttattaaaaataaaaataactaatttattgaaacaaaccaaaataaaaaatatctatttttatgggatgaaagAAATACTATTGTTTCTATTGAGaataatatactattttctGTGGAGATTGCAGCCCATTTATAGGACGAATCAAATTGGAAAGAATTACTAATTTTATGGGATGGACAAAGTAAATATATATGTAAAagataaatacaataataatgaatatatgaaataattaatagaaagagaaaataaataataaaataagggaGACATAAATAGAAAATATGAGTGAATTAGTTATGGTAAGAAAAACGCCTAAAATGAGACAATTAAATAAGGAAACGTCTCACCTTAATTGATTAGTCATTCacatttatttcataattattttatgtCGTATGGTATCAAGCGGGGTAAATCATTAGGAAGATACGAAAGATCTCAccttaatatatttattatatgtaTTTCGCTGCTTTCCCATAATTGCAATGGATATTAATACTCCATATGAGAGTGAGTAGAGTATGCCAACACAAACATATCAACTCTCGTTGAATCTATTCACAAAATTACTCCCACACCTCTTCTTGAATCTAAGTGTACACCCACCTACTATTTTCCAATACAGCATCATTGGCGTACAACTTTCGTCCACAACTTTTGAAAGACTCTATATCTATACTAATGAAAAATATCAGTTGGATGAAACTACTATGATACCCTTTTTTGGCTGAAAATTTGTCTATTTATTAAAAgttactccatccgtttcactatagttgagtcattttatcatttcggAAAATTTCTTTATAAATGGGTCCGGATCCGGCCAAGCCCCCGTTGGAGCGGTTGCTTGGCCAACGCTATCTCCGTCTGATACGAACATATTCCTAAATTATCCCcatatctatattatttagttagttattgatttaccatatcttttcatatttattaggattattttcttgttccttaagttaGGGGTATCCACCATTATAAATAGTGGATATTGTTATTCCTTTccatcattcaagaaatatcaattattcttctattttattttctcttactctctttcctttcaaacgtgcaaaacacacaaaatcctaattttgacgccggattgatcgacgggcaaaagctcccgcgacgttcgacgcaaaatctacgagttaaggatcttcatccttaacaattggtgctttcatccttagggttttgtgcgttttgcacgtttgaaaggaaagagagtaagagaaaataaaatagaatgataattgatatttcttgaatgatcgaACTAAAGAataatgtccactatttataatagtggatactaacttaatgagcaagacaaaagatatgaaaaagatatgcaaatccataattaactaactaaataataataataataataacaataataataataataataataataataataataataataataataataataataataatcgtatcatTCTGTCATTGATGGAATTTTCCTTTTGATATGAGTGGATTTGGCTTGATTTCGTCATTGATGTTGAAAGcgaggagtatatttttatttaatatactgTTTTAAGATTCTGTTCGTTTTGATTTTGAGCTGAATTTTAGTTTCGTTGTTATTTATGTATAAATTCCAAGTTTTATCCATCAATGAATTAGTCTAATCTAGCTTGCTTGGTAAAGAATTAGCATTGATCGATGTTTACTCCCATAATTGCAATTTGATAATGTGATTCTGTTTTACAAAATGAGTGTTGATCTGATTGATATAGATTTCATTTCCGTTGAAATGTAGTATCTACTAAATCTTGTTGAATGTGTAATTGTgtgtttaaaattcaaaaaatggcAGCGAATTGCATTTACTTTTTGCTGGTCTCTAAAAAGTGGCTTTAATCgactaagagtgtccacaatggggagccgcggcccgcggccccccattgcagagagcCGAGAGGCGGGGCGCAGGGCCGAGAGCCGAGGGcgagccgcggccgcggcccTCCACTGCAGCGGGCCACGTTTCGTGGCTGGGCCGcggaatttaattttttttttaaaatttcgaaAATTCTTTATAAAATACTACACTTCCATTCCATTTTTCCAACTCCATTTTACTTCCATTTTCCTCCAATCTTTCCAATATTTACTTCCAATTTCAATTCAACCTTGCAGCTATGGATTCTGACGATGAACAATTCCAACAAGCGGTAGATCTGGAGTTCTAAAATCTTGTTGCAGCTGTGCAACGTGAAGCCGATGAGGCGGAAGATGCGGCGGTGGCAGTCCCTCGGCCATTCTATCATCGGCGGTATTTCGACCGTGATATATGATAATGGAATTAGTGCTAATTGATTGTGGGgtctaattttcaaaataaaaggtTTCCATTTaaagaaacaaattaaaaaaggaaagggttttaatttaaagaaatggagggagtacatgatTGAAAAGAAAGTTCAGTTCTCGTATATTAAAATGTCAGAAATTTTTGTATTCTGATAGTGAAAGTATAAAAAGACATTTGCATGTTTAAACAACCGAGAAAATTAACTAGAGTCTTCAAATGATAAATTAATTGatctaatataattaatttcggTAGATGTTTTGCAGATTAGgcaggaaaataaaatattttatctttCAAGGTTCAACGTACTTAGCGTACGATCTATGATAGgtaataaaatatttcttttctcTTGATGATAATTAAATGAATGTAATCTTATTTAGTGGACTCATTTCAGTGTGTACACAAAACTATTGTCtcattctatttttaataaggGAAATTGTTATGTGAATTACTTTGGATTAGATTGAAATTCTGCAATTAAACACAAttttatcattctatccggcaaaactatcattttatgtacatacttacaaataagtaaaagtatcattgtatcaactcagagtatcattctatccgccaaaactatcattttatgtgcatacctacaaataagtaaaagtatcattgtatcaattcagagtatcattctatcctccaaaactatcattctatccgccagcactatcattttatgtacatacctacaaatcagtaaaagtatcattgtatcaactcagagtatcattctatccgccaaaactatcattctattcgccaaaactatcattttatgtacatacctacaaatcagtaaaaatatcattgtatcaactcagagtataattctatccggcaaaactatcattttatgcagtgagagtgaaagaatggagcgaaattcagaaattaaatgagggaaatgacatatttaccctctgcgccttttttatgaagtaaatctaagtttgaatctcagtcacaagattagaaaatatgtgtggtccagatttggttatagggttatcacacaaattgggggttatcatatgatataCTCCCCTTaaatttaagttccttcttaatctggaccgttagatctcattcatcaacggtccagatgatcgcattattacactataatagtgcattattagtcggtgtgcattattcaactgaaaatctgcattattacactataacggtgcattattacactataacggtgcattattagtcggtgtgcatttcggtgtgcattattcaactgaaaatctgcattattacactatgacggtgcattattacactataacggtgcattattagtcggtgtgcattatttaactgaaaatctgcattattaaatgacacgtggcatcaatctaaccgtcggatgacaaaatcgtggggctgagattaagaaggagattggattaataaggagaaaaggatttgaatacaatcctatatatatatatatatatatatatatatatatatatatatatatatatatatatatatatataactctatatagggtcatgatctatggcaaacacctcttaaccatataactagagaacaaataatagccacaagatcaaaaaaatcaagggctagtattaatttttgaatttaatgagatattagttccctcaatcacaaatttactcc
This portion of the Salvia splendens isolate huo1 chromosome 10, SspV2, whole genome shotgun sequence genome encodes:
- the LOC121753047 gene encoding uncharacterized protein LOC121753047 isoform X1 translates to MAMTDPSPTLTPAKRVECEVVTHPDEPPKRLHQSLSEDVGSDSDIDALFESGVTRVVEVEEEESDGEVPDDLKNSEDYKKYLQLITESDGNDCGSFDFPYFDYIIAPATQTHIDRNSVYVSPALDDYNKLHNRKLVFDSIEKMNLQFAPCCYNKYFVTFKVKDMDDGAALKTFQCSFMTFINGPTIEQFREKPTQP